AAAAACTCTTTTGTTTCGGGTGAGAGTTCTTCATACATTTTTTTACCATTTTCAATAATCCATTCAGGTGATCCTTTTGGTGTTGCATTGCCGGTTGCGAATTCGATTGGTTCATCATAATATTTGAGTGAATCGACGCCGATTCGTGCTGCCTGTTTTTCGTATAATTTGCTGACCAGCGGCACGATGGAATCACGCACCTGCTTGCGGAAAACAGCTACCATGTTTGCATCATAATCGATTCGCAGCATCCGGATATAGCCAAGCTCGACGAAGTTTTTGCAGCCGAGGGTTGTTGCAATTTCATGGCGCGTTTTAACAAGCTTGTCATAAATATCATCAAACTTGTCAGCATGTTCAGCAAAAAAACCTGAACTTGCTTCAATTGCTTTTTTTCGGATGGAGCGGTCTTTGCTTTGGGCAAAAGGTGACAACTGTGCCAACGTATATTTCTCACCCTGGAACTCCACCTCTGCAGATGCAACCAGTTTGGAATATTGGGATGACAGCTTATTTTCCCTCTGAAGCAGTTCGATGACTTCCGGGGAAAAAGCTTTGATTTCATGGTCAGCTATTTGGAAGAGCTGCTCACCCCATTGCTTTTCCAGTTCATCACGGAAAGGTGATTTCACCAGTTCTTTATAAAATCTGGTGTTAAGTTCCTGAATTTCAGGTTGTATTTCATCAAAAAAATCTCGTTCATTTTGATAATATTCATCATTTGTATTAATTGATGCGCGAATATACACCAGGTTGAACAGTGTTGACAGGCGATTACGGAAGGCATTGATTTGTTCAATCGCCTCATTCTGCTCTTTCATGGATGATGCGTCTGTGAATTTTTTTAACAGCGTATCGAACGTTTCTTTCTCTTTTTGCATATTCGGCCGTTCGTACGTATAATCTTCAAAAGTTAGCATTTTATTCCTCCTTATCTCATACAACTATTCGACATTTAATGGCTAAATTCCTTTGGGTCACGAAAAAATATTAAAATGGGTGCGCGTACAGTAATTAAATTGACTTTGTTAAAGCGCACATATAAAATAAGAGTATGGAAAATGATAAAGAATGATGAGGTGATTATGATGTTTTCAATGACCTTAACGATAGGCGCTTCCGCATTGGTTATATTAATGATCGTGAACATGATTTTAAGCAAACTTCATAAAAGTAATACGTTCACTGTCTACATACCTGCAGCGATTGTATTCGGTCTCGGATTAGTAGGCGTATTTATTGCCGTATTTGGAAATACAGAAGTTCTCGGCTTAGGTTTTGGTGGATGGGGCATCGGCTTTCTGTTTGCTGGAGCCATTGGAGCTCTGGTAACTTCCCTGGTCGATGTTTACACGCATGCTGAATAATGGATTGATAAAATTGGATTGCCTGCCCTGGCTTACAGTGGCAGGCAATTTTTACTAGGATGAAGGGATTGGCGTTTGGACCAGCGAATGTTGAAAAAAGGCAGGAGGTATCTTATGCGAGCGAAGTTTGATTTGCCTAAAGAAAAGAAAGATGAAATGGTCGGGTCAATCCAAAAGTATTTTTTGGAAGAGCGCGGTGAGGAAATTGGTGATCTCGCCGGTATACTGATTTTGGAATTTATCATGGAGGAAGTTGCTCCTGTTTTCTATAATCTGGGTGTTGAAGACAGTCATGCATATTTCACGGAAAAATTGGATGATCTTTTTGGAATTATGAAGTAGGGGGATGAAGTTTGCTCAGTACATTTCGGGTGGAGAAGATGGGATGAGAGAAAAACATCATCCCCACAGAGAAAACATCTTCCCGAGAAGCAGAACATCAGCCCCACAGCAAAAACATCTTCCCGAGAAGTAAAACAATAGCCTGGAGGAATACCCCCAGGCCGGAAATTCAATTTCTATTGTTGAAATGAAACAGCTGAATCCACGATTTCTTGTGGAACCGTGATTTTGTCATGCTGGTTGAATTCACTTATCGTGTAATTTGCTTTATGGTAGGCTTCGATATCGCCCATCTCACCAGAAGTAGAAGATTCATATTCAAATTGATAGCCCGTTATATAATACGTTTCTTTATCAATTGCTATTTGATATGATCCGCTCATTTTCATGTTTTCAAAGTGTTCTTTGAGTGTACCATCAAGCATGGCAATACCCGCACCATAAATGGCTGATTTATATTCCTCATCGTTTCCTGAGAATACCAGCACATAGTGGTCGCTATTTTCCTGTACCTTGAATGCTTCGGTTTGATTGGCATATTCCACCATTTGATCGGCTCCAAGCGTATTATATACCTCTGCGTAGCCGGAACTTGCCGGCATGGAATACCATTGATTTGCATCCGGGGATTTTAAATACACACCATCATTTACTTTATACAGTTCAATATCACCGCCAGTATCTGTATTGGATGTTGTTGACGATTGGATGTGCATGTTCAATTGGTCAGTTAGGCTTGCTTTCATAGTTAACTGTGTCGTTGCATTACTTTTTTGGCCGTTTATCGTGCTGTTATCTGTAAATTCACCCTTGATCAGATAACTGGTAACCTTTGACATTGCTTCTGCTGATTTTTTAAAAATTGCCTCAGCATTGGCTAATGCAGGTTTATTATTACTGCTGTCCTCAGACGCTTCTTTTTCTTCATTTTGTTCTGCGTTTTTATCATTGTTCTCAGTTGTGTCTTCAGCTGACTGATCCTGTTCAGCAACTGCCTCCTTTTCCGCGTCCTTTTCACTTGCTTCATTATCGCCGCATGCTGCCAAAATCATCAATAAAAGCAGCGACATTACAGCTATTATTTTTTTCATTTAGTCACCTCATTAAACGGTAGTGACCAAACTTTACCATATTCGGTTATAACCGTAACTTATACCCGAGTATATATTTTTCAATTAACAGGTTCTGCTGAATGGATGACATTTTCCGGGATGTTTATTTGATCATATGCATTAAAATTGTAGTACTGATAATCACTGATTTCGTGGATACGTCCTTCACCCGCCGCTCCTGATGTTACCCCTTCATATCTGAGTCTGTAGTTTGTAAGGTGGAACGTTTCTTTATCGATGATTAACTCGTAAATACCGGAAAGCTGCATATTGTGAAAAAAATCCCGGAAAAACTCGTTTAAAACTTTTTTTCCTGGTTTGAATACGATTTCTTTAAATTCCTCGTTTGTCCCATCATAGTTAAGGATATAGTGGTTTTTATCAGTGGTTACCTGGAAATGTGCGCCGTATTCCGCATAAGCCTTTAGTTGCTTAGCAGTAACGGCGTTATACAGATTGTTTTCTGCATATTCGGCAGGCATTGTTATCCATTTTTGATTTTCTTTTACGTAATATTTGTCATCGGTAAGGTACATTTCCAGATGGGCATCACTTTTTTGTAAATGGATGTTTTGATGGAGATTGACCGGGGCGTCCAGTAAGATTTTACCATCTACTTTGGTGTTTTCCTTTCTGCGTGTTCCATTGATGGTTGAGTCCGACATGATGCTTCCTTTAAAAGAAAGACTTTGGAGATTAGCCATTGTTGTACTTGATTTTTGCAGGATAACTGAAGCGTCGGTCAACTCTGTTGTAGTGTTTTCATTGTTTTTAGCAGCTGTGTTTTGCTGATTATTTTGTGCTTCATCGTTTTCTGGCTGCTTCTCTTCTGAATCGTTTTGTTGTTTACTTTCATTTTTCCCATTTTCTGTTCCGTTTTGCTGCTTATTTTCGCTATTATTTTGTACATCCTGTTGGTCTTCGTTTTCTTTTTCCGTATTCTCCTGGTCTGACGTGTTTTCAGTGGCGGATTGTTCTTCTTTTATTTCGTCACTGCCGGCTGCGGCATCATTCTCGGTATTTCCATTAGCACTGCAAGCCATTAACAAAAACCCAATCCCCATTAAAACAATTATTTTTTTCAAGTGTATACACCTCTTTAAGAGTTGGTGTTCAAAAGGTACCACATAAAGGTAAAGGTGTAATGTATCCTCAGGTATAAAAAAAGCAACCATGACATGGCTGCTAAAATATGATATAAATTATTCGACAAAATTCGGGAAGTGACAGGCACCCCCACCTACACCAAATACGTCTCCCCATCACGCTGTTCAATTTTTCCTTCTTTCATCAGTTTACCTAGGGCGCGTTTGAAGGCTGCTTTACTGATGTTGAAGGTGCCGCGGATATCTTCTGGATCACTTTTATCACTGAATGGCATTACGCCGCCACTTTGTTCAAGATGCTGTAGAATGGCTTCAGCGTCTTCCCCCATACTATGCTTTATCAGTGGTCTGAGGGAGATGTTAACTGAACCATCGTCTTTTACATCGATTACCCGTCCACTGACCATTTCGCCAAGGCGTGGTTCCGTTTTTCGTTCCGTGTGATGGATAAAACCACGGTGATTATTTTCCGAAATGAGGGCAGATCCTTCCTTGCTGGTTTTGTAAATCCGTCCGCTGATAGGTTTATTTAATAAATCTTCCTGTGCAGCTTCCCATAGACGGTCAAAAGCACTTTCGGAAGCGGGGATGGCGAGCAAACGTCCTTTTCGATCCAGTCCCAGTGTCACGAAAAGCTTATCACCGGCTGCTGGCCAGACCTCTTCAAACAATGGGAGGTCATCAATGGATACGAGTATATCTTTTGAAGTACCAATATCAACGAACACCCCCAGATTGGGAATGATATCAACAACCTCAGCCCAGTCGTATACGTCCATTTGCACGAATGGTAATTGTGTCGTTGCAGTAGCCCGTCCGTTTTTATCGGTATAAAGAAAGACGTCCACTTTCTGCCCGGGATCGAGTTCGTTGTCCGTTTCATTATGATGTAAAAGCACATCACCATCCAAAACGTATCCGGTATCAATTTTACGCAGCACTTCAAGTGTCTTTATTTTCCCTGTATTCATTTTGTAATCCGTCCTTTTTTGTATGTAATTGGAAAAGGGGCACTCTATTTATAAGAGTACCCCTTTGATTTATAAAGTAACACATAAGCTTTCATTTTTTTAATTTTTTATCCCGATTGCATGCTATCGGGTGGGGAATCCGCTTTTCTCGGATTCCGCGAACCGCGGTCTATGTTCCACTGGTGTTTTCTAACTTAAGCAACATCAGCCCTGCCTGCTCTGATGTCCTTGCGGCCCCGAAGCCGCGCCAGTGTGAATAAGCATCTACAAAAACTACAAGCAGAATGCCAGAATTTCTAACTTACTTGCTACTTACTTTTGATACATTATCATATAACCGTACGTGTGTCAAGTTTATTTACTTTCCAGCACTTGTATTCCTTTGAAATTTTTAATTTCCTCTACGGCTTCGTCTGTATTGTCAGCATTTACAGTAATTTTTTTGTCGTCCGGAAATTTACTGATGGTGTGTTCATACCGCGGGTCATAGTAATATTCAAGTAAAAGCTTCACAGCATTGGAATAATTACCGCTTTGCAAATCTGTTTGTATTTCTTTGGCAACAGGTGTGTGAATGCGTTTTTTAATAACCTGGAATGCCTCCATGAATTTTTCCGGGTGATTCCAGGGCTCGTAATCATCTAAAATATTTTTTACCCGTTCTTCTATTGGCAGATTGACAAACAGTTGTGTGCTATGTTCCTTTTTTTCGTAAAAGAATTCCGGCAGCATTGCTTTGCCAATGCGTTTGCTTTCTCCCTCGATAAATACAAAAGGTGCATCCTGATACTGCAGCATTTTCTGGACAAGCTGTGATTCAAATTTTTTTTGATTGCTTGGTTCAAGTCCGATGTGTCCAAAAATCGATCCACGGTGATTTGCCATCTTTTCCAGATCCATGACAGGATATCCGTCCCGGGAGAGTTGCTTTAATATCGCTGTTTTGCCTGATCCCGTATATCCGTTCAAAACGACTAAATCCGGTTTGAACCCTTTTTTATCCAGTTCGCTGACGACCCACTGGCGGTAACTTCTGATGCCACCGGTTAACCGATTGACATCCACACCCATTAAATCTACAACGGTTGCTGCGGTTTTACTTCGCATGCCACCGCGCCAGCAGAAAACTGTTTTTGGAGTTTTAATTGCTTTCACTTCAGCAATGAAATCAGGAAGTTTTGCAGAAACAATCTCCAGGCCGCGTTCCCTTGCAGTTTCTTTTCCTGCCTGCTTGTAAAGGGTACCAACTTCAGCACGTTCTTCATCGGTAAAGACTGGAATATTAATACTCCCCGGAATTGTTGCCTCATGAAATTCTTTAGGCGAGCGGACGTCAATCAATGTATGTTCTTCTTCTTTTTTTCGGGCAAATAATTCCTGTAATGTAATATCGCTAAACATAGCTTCATTCACTTCCTAAAAAAATCAATCTAGAACGGTAATATGGCCGCTTTTTCCTTCAATAACTTCACCGATGATTTGTGCCTCAACACCTTTATCCTGCAATTCGTTGAGCAGCGAATTCGCGTCATCGGATGCCACTGATATAAGCAGGCCGCCGGATGTTACCGCATCACACAAAATCCATTTGTCAATCTGGTCCATGGCTTCCGGATAGGTGACAACGTCTTTGATATGGTCGAAGTTATTTTTCGTTCCGCCTGGTACAGCCCCGGATTCCGCGAGTTCTTTTACCCGTGGCAAAACAGGTACTTGACCTGCATTAACATGAATTTCAACGTTGCTTCCTTCCGCCATTTCTGATGCATGGCCGAGCAGTCCAAACCCGGTTACATCCGTACTTGCATGGACATCATAATTGGCCATTGTTTCGGATGCTGTTTTATTTAATGTTGTCATCACTTTGGTAACCCGGTCAACTTCTTCTTCACTGAGCAAGTCTCTTTTAATCGAAGTGGAATAAATTCCAACGCCTATTGGTTTCGTCAAAATAAGCTTGTCACCAGGTTGGGCTCCAGTGTTTGTTTTTACTTTATCCGGATGTACGGTTCCAGTAACGGCAAGTCCGAATTTCGGCTCCTGATCGTCAATGGAGTGTCCGCCGACAAGGGAAACATCGGCCTCAGCCAGTTTATCACCGGAACCGCGCAGAATCTCGGCAAGGATTTTTTTGTCCAACGTCGATATTGGAAATGCAACGATGTTAAGAGCAGTAATTGGCTTTCCACCCATTGCATAAACATCACTGATTGCATTTGCTGCTGCAATTTGCCCAAAATCGTACGGGTCATCGACAATGGGGGTGAAAAAATCGGTTGTTTGCACGAGAGCTATTTCGTCATTTAGTTTGTATACTCCGGCATCATCACTTGTATCCAGCCCGACGAGTAAATCGGGATTTGGAGTAGTTTGCGGCAGTGACCGGAGAACCTGTGACAAATCTGCAGGACCGATTTTACAGCCGCACCCACCTTTTGATGAAAGGGAAGTTAATTTAACAGTATTTGTATTTTCCATCTATATCATTATCCTTTCGATTGTTGGATATGAATTTATTTTAACATACCGCGTCGGAAGTACACTTGATAGGCAATTACAAATCTTTATGCTGCCAAATATGTGTTGACAGTTTCATGGATAAAAAATAAAGGAAAAATGTTGCAATACCGGTAATGATAAACGGCAGACCGGGAATATATTTTTCTATTAAAAGAGCATATCCCGGGTCAAGCGCATTAAAGTTTACATAGTTTTCCATGCCCAGTACTGATGTTAACGGCGTCAAAGAAAAGAAAACCATGAAGAAAAAGATGAGCATCATGGTTGAAGCTGCGATTAGAAACTGTTTGAACAGGTAAAAGAGCGGTATGAAAATGGCCCCCATAATTAATGCCAAACAAACGAGTGTCACTATATCCTTCCAGACATAAGCATAAAAATCACCTGAAGTGAAATACGTCAGCCCATAACCGATTACGAGCTGAAACAAAACGACGAAATTGGTTATGATGAAAAAATATACATACCTGCTTTGAATGATTGTTTTTCTCGAAATGGGCAGACTGACTGCAAACCTGTTTATAGTTGCCCGATGGTCGTAATAATATATGTTAATAAGTAAGGATAGTACAATTATAAAAAATGTGAATGTAGGCGGTAACATCATTACATAAGCTAAAATAAGAACAATCAGGACGGGTATATCAGTCGTTCCCTTTGTTACCAGGAAGTCACGTTTAAGTAGAGTTGCCATGCTAATCAGCCTCCTTTTCTTTGTCTGACCGTGTCAAGTAGTACATGATGTCTTCGAGTAATGCTATTTCAATTATCAGTTCATCCGCAAACGATTCGAAAATGGCCGGGTCTCCTTCGAATAATGCGCTGAACCCAATTTCTGTTTCGCGTATTCCAATGAATAAACGGCGAATATCGTCATCCAGATGATCTGTTTGTCCCTTGATGATGTGGTATGTTTCCTTTAGATACTCCATGCTTTTTTGAAATAATACTTCTCCCTGATGAATGAAAATAATATAATCGGCTATCCGGTCCAAGTCATTTGTGATATGGGTTGACAGGAAAATTGTCTGATTTTCCCGAATCATTAATTCCTGTAAAATGTCTAGTAACTCACGGCGGAAAATCGGATCAAGTCCTGACGTTGGCTCATCCATTACAATGAATTCCGGTTCGTGGGCCAGAGCGAACAGCAGGGAGCATTTCATTTTCATCCCTTTTGAAAACCTCTTTATTTTTTTGCAGAAAGGAAGATTGAATTTTTCCAGATAGGTTTGGAACAGGTCTTCATTCCATGTTTCATAGAGTGGTGCAATAAAAGCTTTCATTTTTTTGACTGTAAAATCTTCATACATATACAGGTCATCATAGACAAAGCCGATTTTCTGTTTTACATGATGATCTTTGTGTGATGTACCAAACAGTTTGATATCACCTTCATCAATCTCCAGGATATTCATCATCATTTGGATAGTCGTTGTTTTCCCGCTTCCGTTTGGTCCGATAAATCCTGTTATGTAGCCTTGTGGGATAGTAATGTTTAAGTTTTCAATCGTAAAATCCTTACGCTTTTTCGTAACTTGGTTAAATTCAACGGTGTTCATGCTATGCCTCCTCATCGTAATAAATCTCCAGGCGTTCGATTAATTCCTGCTTCGTGAGTCCCAGCCGTTTTCCCTCCAGAATGATGCGTTCTAGTTCGTTCTCAAGTTCGCGCACTTGCCATTCTTTGAGAACACGGGGCTGCTGACCGGCAACAAATGTTCCTTTGCCGACAGTTGAGACAAGATAACCTTCATTTTCCAGATCTTCATATGCACGCTTCGTTGTAATAACACTGACTTTAAGTTCCTTTGCAAGCAGTCTTATGGAAGGTAGTGCGTCACCTTCTTTTAATTCACCTGAAAAAATATGGTGCTTGATTTGTTCTTTAATTTGCTGGAATAAAGGTTCTTTGCTGCTGCTTGAAATAAGAATGTTCATGGAATCCCTCATTTTTATTGTATATATACATTATATACAATATATACACACTTTTTTTGGAAGTCAATAGGAATTCGGGGAAAAAAGTGGATTGGAAGTTTGGCGGATGTTTGCAATATATGGGAAGGGAGAGGGTATCAGCCCGAGAAGTGGAACATCGGCAGAAGAGCGGGAACATCGGCAGAAAAGCCAGAACATCAGCAGAAGAGCAGAAACATGAGCAGAACAATCCATTCCGGTTAATCTGACAAACACTCATATGATAGACTTGTAGAAGATTAAGATTGGAGCGTTAGCTATGCAATTGTTTTTTCAGGTTGTGTTACCGATAATGGCGGTATTTGGTGCGGGGTATATTTTGCAGCGGATCCGTATTCTTGATGTGAAATCACTGGCAACAGTGTCAATCTATATTTTCCTGCCGGCATTGGTATTCACAACACTTTACGAATCAAGTTTTAATCAAGGCTTTACATATATTATTGTGTTTGCTTTTTTCCTGTTGTTTATGATCATTATTCTCAATAAGTTGTTTGCACGGATTTTTCATTGGAAGGAATCGGTGGAAAGCGGCTCGATATTATCAACGGCTTTTATGAACAGTGGAAATTATGGAGTCCCGGTCATGCTGTTCAGTATAGGGGAGGCGGCAATGCCGTATGCAATTTTTCTAATGGTGCTGCAGACATTGATTATGAATGTCTTTGGTGTGTATTATGCATCAAGGAGTACAAGCGGATTTAAAGAGGCGCTCCTGATGATTTTTAAAATGCCGGCAACATATGCAACTGTTCTGGCGTTTGTTTTTCAAGCGATTCCATGGGAGATTCCCGATTCCATTTACTCAACACTGACAATGGTGGGGGATGCAGCGATTCCTTTAATGATGGTTATGCTCGGAATGCAGCTTGCCTCGATTACGTCGCTCAAATTTAATTGGCAGGTAATCTCATCTGCAGTTGGAATCAGGATGGTGCTTTCGCCATTGCTGGCATTTTTATTTA
The genomic region above belongs to Virgibacillus doumboii and contains:
- a CDS encoding AEC family transporter; the encoded protein is MQLFFQVVLPIMAVFGAGYILQRIRILDVKSLATVSIYIFLPALVFTTLYESSFNQGFTYIIVFAFFLLFMIIILNKLFARIFHWKESVESGSILSTAFMNSGNYGVPVMLFSIGEAAMPYAIFLMVLQTLIMNVFGVYYASRSTSGFKEALLMIFKMPATYATVLAFVFQAIPWEIPDSIYSTLTMVGDAAIPLMMVMLGMQLASITSLKFNWQVISSAVGIRMVLSPLLAFLFIWIVPVDPVIGSVLVIVAAMPSAATTTMFAIEFDSEPELVSSITLVTTLVSIITVTVLLNIIA
- the mnmH gene encoding tRNA 2-selenouridine(34) synthase MnmH, with amino-acid sequence MFSDITLQELFARKKEEEHTLIDVRSPKEFHEATIPGSINIPVFTDEERAEVGTLYKQAGKETARERGLEIVSAKLPDFIAEVKAIKTPKTVFCWRGGMRSKTAATVVDLMGVDVNRLTGGIRSYRQWVVSELDKKGFKPDLVVLNGYTGSGKTAILKQLSRDGYPVMDLEKMANHRGSIFGHIGLEPSNQKKFESQLVQKMLQYQDAPFVFIEGESKRIGKAMLPEFFYEKKEHSTQLFVNLPIEERVKNILDDYEPWNHPEKFMEAFQVIKKRIHTPVAKEIQTDLQSGNYSNAVKLLLEYYYDPRYEHTISKFPDDKKITVNADNTDEAVEEIKNFKGIQVLESK
- a CDS encoding DUF2164 domain-containing protein, whose amino-acid sequence is MRAKFDLPKEKKDEMVGSIQKYFLEERGEEIGDLAGILILEFIMEEVAPVFYNLGVEDSHAYFTEKLDDLFGIMK
- a CDS encoding GntR family transcriptional regulator, whose product is MNILISSSSKEPLFQQIKEQIKHHIFSGELKEGDALPSIRLLAKELKVSVITTKRAYEDLENEGYLVSTVGKGTFVAGQQPRVLKEWQVRELENELERIILEGKRLGLTKQELIERLEIYYDEEA
- the selD gene encoding selenide, water dikinase SelD, whose amino-acid sequence is MENTNTVKLTSLSSKGGCGCKIGPADLSQVLRSLPQTTPNPDLLVGLDTSDDAGVYKLNDEIALVQTTDFFTPIVDDPYDFGQIAAANAISDVYAMGGKPITALNIVAFPISTLDKKILAEILRGSGDKLAEADVSLVGGHSIDDQEPKFGLAVTGTVHPDKVKTNTGAQPGDKLILTKPIGVGIYSTSIKRDLLSEEEVDRVTKVMTTLNKTASETMANYDVHASTDVTGFGLLGHASEMAEGSNVEIHVNAGQVPVLPRVKELAESGAVPGGTKNNFDHIKDVVTYPEAMDQIDKWILCDAVTSGGLLISVASDDANSLLNELQDKGVEAQIIGEVIEGKSGHITVLD
- a CDS encoding DUF6612 family protein — encoded protein: MKKIIAVMSLLLLMILAACGDNEASEKDAEKEAVAEQDQSAEDTTENNDKNAEQNEEKEASEDSSNNKPALANAEAIFKKSAEAMSKVTSYLIKGEFTDNSTINGQKSNATTQLTMKASLTDQLNMHIQSSTTSNTDTGGDIELYKVNDGVYLKSPDANQWYSMPASSGYAEVYNTLGADQMVEYANQTEAFKVQENSDHYVLVFSGNDEEYKSAIYGAGIAMLDGTLKEHFENMKMSGSYQIAIDKETYYITGYQFEYESSTSGEMGDIEAYHKANYTISEFNQHDKITVPQEIVDSAVSFQQ
- a CDS encoding M3 family oligoendopeptidase → MLTFEDYTYERPNMQKEKETFDTLLKKFTDASSMKEQNEAIEQINAFRNRLSTLFNLVYIRASINTNDEYYQNERDFFDEIQPEIQELNTRFYKELVKSPFRDELEKQWGEQLFQIADHEIKAFSPEVIELLQRENKLSSQYSKLVASAEVEFQGEKYTLAQLSPFAQSKDRSIRKKAIEASSGFFAEHADKFDDIYDKLVKTRHEIATTLGCKNFVELGYIRMLRIDYDANMVAVFRKQVRDSIVPLVSKLYEKQAARIGVDSLKYYDEPIEFATGNATPKGSPEWIIENGKKMYEELSPETKEFFQYMLDRKLMDLEAKKGKEAGGYCTFIEDYQSPFIFSNFNGTSADIDVLTHEAGHAFQFYSSRNIGIPEYLMPTYESAEIHSMSMEFFTWPWMELFFKGDTEKYKYSHLSDGLEFLPYGVAVDEFQHLVYENPDWTPEERKQAWKKLEETYLPHRDYEGNPYLEAGGFWQRQGHIYEDPFYYIDYTLAQICAFQFWKRSREEGETAWNDYLNLCKLGGSKSFLGLVEAANLRSPFEKGTVESVVKTIEEWLESVDDKSL
- a CDS encoding ABC-2 transporter permease, whose translation is MATLLKRDFLVTKGTTDIPVLIVLILAYVMMLPPTFTFFIIVLSLLINIYYYDHRATINRFAVSLPISRKTIIQSRYVYFFIITNFVVLFQLVIGYGLTYFTSGDFYAYVWKDIVTLVCLALIMGAIFIPLFYLFKQFLIAASTMMLIFFFMVFFSLTPLTSVLGMENYVNFNALDPGYALLIEKYIPGLPFIITGIATFFLYFLSMKLSTHIWQHKDL
- a CDS encoding DUF6612 family protein, encoding MKKIIVLMGIGFLLMACSANGNTENDAAAGSDEIKEEQSATENTSDQENTEKENEDQQDVQNNSENKQQNGTENGKNESKQQNDSEEKQPENDEAQNNQQNTAAKNNENTTTELTDASVILQKSSTTMANLQSLSFKGSIMSDSTINGTRRKENTKVDGKILLDAPVNLHQNIHLQKSDAHLEMYLTDDKYYVKENQKWITMPAEYAENNLYNAVTAKQLKAYAEYGAHFQVTTDKNHYILNYDGTNEEFKEIVFKPGKKVLNEFFRDFFHNMQLSGIYELIIDKETFHLTNYRLRYEGVTSGAAGEGRIHEISDYQYYNFNAYDQINIPENVIHSAEPVN
- a CDS encoding ABC transporter ATP-binding protein, whose product is MNTVEFNQVTKKRKDFTIENLNITIPQGYITGFIGPNGSGKTTTIQMMMNILEIDEGDIKLFGTSHKDHHVKQKIGFVYDDLYMYEDFTVKKMKAFIAPLYETWNEDLFQTYLEKFNLPFCKKIKRFSKGMKMKCSLLFALAHEPEFIVMDEPTSGLDPIFRRELLDILQELMIRENQTIFLSTHITNDLDRIADYIIFIHQGEVLFQKSMEYLKETYHIIKGQTDHLDDDIRRLFIGIRETEIGFSALFEGDPAIFESFADELIIEIALLEDIMYYLTRSDKEKEAD
- a CDS encoding CvfB family protein, producing the protein MNTGKIKTLEVLRKIDTGYVLDGDVLLHHNETDNELDPGQKVDVFLYTDKNGRATATTQLPFVQMDVYDWAEVVDIIPNLGVFVDIGTSKDILVSIDDLPLFEEVWPAAGDKLFVTLGLDRKGRLLAIPASESAFDRLWEAAQEDLLNKPISGRIYKTSKEGSALISENNHRGFIHHTERKTEPRLGEMVSGRVIDVKDDGSVNISLRPLIKHSMGEDAEAILQHLEQSGGVMPFSDKSDPEDIRGTFNISKAAFKRALGKLMKEGKIEQRDGETYLV